A genomic stretch from Microbacterium proteolyticum includes:
- a CDS encoding tail fiber domain-containing protein has product MATGDDAIAAGMDVVPGTADRRSGYLEINKTRDYVAQERTARTTALNNKYDKPGDGAGLARREPGSAHEIGFYTVQDSSLYFRPDPTTAVFDRQVTTSKELLPVAQGKLTSDVYNRQIGGNRRAVVVQDDGQLGYAASSERYKKFVHREDVTDEQIMMLTLVSYQWKAAVAVDDRREMGLIAERLVEAGLGWACFYGENGVEGINYDMIGVALLPAVQRLIARVARLEDDLELAHDGLDARLRALEESN; this is encoded by the coding sequence ATGGCAACCGGAGACGACGCGATCGCGGCAGGCATGGACGTGGTGCCCGGCACCGCCGACCGCCGCAGCGGCTACCTCGAAATCAACAAGACCCGCGACTACGTCGCGCAAGAGCGCACCGCGCGCACCACCGCCCTCAACAACAAGTACGACAAGCCAGGCGACGGAGCAGGGCTCGCACGACGCGAACCCGGATCGGCGCACGAGATCGGTTTCTACACCGTCCAGGACAGCTCCCTGTACTTCCGACCCGATCCCACCACCGCAGTCTTCGATCGACAGGTCACCACCTCGAAAGAACTGCTGCCCGTCGCGCAGGGCAAGCTCACCTCCGACGTGTACAACCGGCAGATCGGCGGCAACCGGCGCGCGGTCGTCGTCCAGGATGACGGCCAACTCGGCTATGCCGCATCTTCCGAGCGATACAAGAAGTTCGTCCACCGCGAAGACGTGACCGACGAGCAGATCATGATGCTCACCCTGGTGTCGTACCAGTGGAAAGCAGCCGTCGCCGTCGATGACCGTCGCGAGATGGGACTCATCGCAGAACGCCTGGTCGAAGCTGGCCTCGGGTGGGCGTGCTTCTACGGCGAGAACGGCGTCGAAGGCATCAACTACGACATGATCGGCGTCGCCCTCCTGCCCGCCGTGCAACGGCTGATCGCCCGCGTCGCACGTCTGGAAGACGACCTCGAACTTGCCCACGACGGCCTGGACGCGCGCCTCCGCGCGCTGGAAGAGAGCAACTAA